A genomic stretch from Flavobacterium nitratireducens includes:
- a CDS encoding tetratricopeptide repeat-containing sensor histidine kinase, with translation MQKNWDSTLVYSMKQINTDNNKELADYCHYFRSNAFYNKSLYKESKKESLLMSDAKEIYPLKNIMLGKASLELREFEQALIYYKKVEKLPKIVNVLYSNIDIYEGLGLTYLFLNQMKKAQEYLHKNLALRKKEKNIEGIYSAYTMVANLYFMQDKNQLAYNYFKKAYFVTQNINDFEKKAIAVKNMSVVEEYRGNYKQALVYRKESEQWKDSLNNQNKIWAVADFEKKFAVAQKQKQIKVLKVENELKATQRNVFLYSSIILLILILIGTYLYAQKIKNEKIILLQKNKLNELNTTKDQLFSIVSHDLRSSVNALKTSNSKLIESLENKNYNELDQLLHTNSGIANGAYSLLDNLLHWALLQTKQLYFHKESVHLYSIVQQIEYNYKALLSDKAIVFENRVSKNNFINVDLDSLKIILRNLLDNAIKFSNEKGLIKIYTEDTETNFCRCIIEDNGIGMSANTISELLSDSELLAKEKNSEIIGTGLGMQLCKQMVKKNGGSLTIESELNKGTKMILLLPKIKA, from the coding sequence ATGCAAAAGAATTGGGATTCTACTTTGGTATATTCAATGAAACAAATAAACACAGATAATAATAAAGAATTAGCTGATTATTGCCATTATTTTAGAAGTAACGCTTTCTATAATAAAAGCCTCTATAAAGAAAGTAAAAAAGAATCGCTATTAATGTCCGATGCCAAAGAAATCTATCCTTTAAAAAACATAATGTTAGGAAAGGCTTCTTTAGAATTAAGAGAATTTGAACAAGCACTTATATACTATAAAAAAGTAGAAAAATTACCAAAAATAGTAAATGTTTTATATAGTAATATTGATATATATGAAGGGTTAGGCTTAACATATCTATTTCTTAATCAAATGAAAAAAGCTCAAGAATATCTTCATAAAAATTTAGCGTTAAGAAAAAAAGAAAAAAATATTGAAGGAATCTATTCAGCTTACACGATGGTTGCTAATTTATATTTCATGCAAGACAAAAATCAACTAGCTTATAATTATTTCAAAAAAGCATATTTCGTAACTCAAAATATTAATGACTTTGAAAAAAAAGCAATTGCTGTAAAAAACATGTCTGTTGTCGAAGAATACAGAGGCAACTACAAACAAGCTTTAGTATATAGAAAAGAATCAGAACAATGGAAAGATTCCCTCAACAATCAAAACAAAATATGGGCTGTTGCTGATTTTGAGAAAAAATTTGCTGTCGCTCAAAAGCAAAAACAAATTAAAGTTCTTAAAGTAGAAAACGAACTAAAAGCCACCCAAAGAAACGTATTTTTGTATTCCTCAATAATTTTATTAATTCTCATATTAATTGGAACTTATCTTTATGCACAAAAAATAAAAAACGAAAAAATTATCCTTTTACAAAAAAACAAACTCAACGAACTTAATACCACTAAAGATCAATTATTTTCTATTGTCAGTCATGATTTACGCTCTTCTGTCAATGCTTTAAAAACGAGTAATTCCAAACTAATAGAATCTTTAGAAAATAAAAACTACAATGAACTAGACCAACTCCTACATACCAATAGTGGTATAGCTAACGGAGCTTATAGTTTGCTTGACAACCTATTACACTGGGCCTTATTACAAACCAAACAATTGTATTTTCATAAAGAATCTGTGCATTTGTATTCTATCGTACAACAAATTGAATACAACTACAAAGCCTTGCTATCAGACAAAGCCATTGTGTTTGAAAACAGGGTTTCTAAAAACAATTTCATCAACGTAGATTTGGATTCGCTCAAAATTATTCTTAGAAATTTACTCGATAATGCCATTAAATTTTCGAATGAAAAAGGTTTAATAAAAATATACACCGAAGATACTGAAACAAACTTTTGTCGTTGTATAATTGAAGACAACGGTATCGGAATGAGCGCCAATACCATTAGCGAATTACTGAGCGATAGTGAACTATTGGCTAAAGAAAAAAACTCCGAAATAATAGGAACTGGTTTAGGTATGCAATTGTGCAAACAAATGGTTAAGAAAAATGGAGGTTCACTAACCATAGAAAGTGAATTGAATAAAGGAACAAAAATGATACTTTTGTTACCTAAAATAAAAGCATAA
- the rpe gene encoding ribulose-phosphate 3-epimerase: MKNTLIAPSVLAADFANLQRDIEMINASEADWFHIDIMDGVFVPNISFGMPVLEAIKRHATKTIDVHLMIVEPDKYISTFKKLGADILTVHIEACPHLHRTIQAIKAEGMKAGVSLNPHTSVDLLEDVINDIDMVLIMSVNPGFGGQSFIENTYAKVQKLKALIDKKGASTIIEIDGGVTNKNAAKLVEAGADVLVAGSYVFGAADPIATVADLKKITKI; the protein is encoded by the coding sequence ATGAAAAACACACTTATTGCTCCATCAGTATTAGCCGCTGATTTTGCTAATCTACAACGCGATATCGAAATGATTAATGCTAGTGAGGCTGACTGGTTTCACATTGACATCATGGACGGCGTTTTTGTTCCAAATATTTCTTTTGGAATGCCTGTTTTAGAAGCCATTAAAAGACATGCTACAAAAACTATCGACGTTCACCTGATGATTGTAGAACCAGACAAATACATCTCAACTTTTAAAAAACTGGGAGCTGATATTCTTACGGTTCACATTGAAGCCTGTCCACATTTACACCGAACTATTCAGGCTATCAAAGCAGAAGGTATGAAAGCCGGAGTTTCATTAAATCCGCACACCAGCGTTGACTTACTGGAAGATGTGATTAACGATATCGACATGGTTTTGATTATGAGTGTGAATCCTGGTTTTGGAGGACAATCATTCATTGAAAATACTTATGCAAAAGTTCAAAAACTAAAAGCGTTGATTGATAAAAAAGGAGCTTCCACAATTATCGAAATTGACGGTGGAGTTACTAACAAAAATGCTGCTAAATTAGTAGAAGCCGGAGCTGATGTTCTGGTGGCCGGAAGTTATGTTTTTGGCGCTGCTGATCCAATTGCCACTGTAGCTGATTTAAAGAAAATCACTAAAATATAA
- a CDS encoding GatB/YqeY domain-containing protein yields the protein MSLSSKIMDEMKTAMKAKDTVALEALRAIKSELLLAQTASGSKEEISEEEEIKLLQRLVKTRKESARIYTEQNRPDLAEPELAQVAVIEKFLPAQLSEAEIEAVIAKIIAETGASGIASMGKVMGLATSQLGGAAEGKTVSTIVKKLLV from the coding sequence ATGAGTTTATCATCAAAAATCATGGATGAAATGAAAACAGCCATGAAAGCAAAAGATACTGTTGCTTTAGAAGCTTTACGAGCAATAAAATCGGAATTACTTTTAGCGCAAACCGCCTCAGGTTCTAAAGAAGAAATTTCAGAAGAGGAAGAAATCAAATTATTACAACGTTTGGTTAAAACTCGTAAAGAAAGTGCTAGAATTTATACAGAGCAAAATCGTCCTGATTTAGCCGAACCAGAATTGGCTCAGGTTGCTGTAATCGAAAAGTTTTTGCCTGCGCAATTAAGTGAGGCAGAAATAGAAGCAGTAATCGCAAAAATTATCGCTGAAACTGGAGCTTCAGGGATTGCTTCTATGGGTAAAGTAATGGGCTTAGCTACATCACAATTAGGAGGAGCTGCTGAAGGAAAAACAGTTTCTACTATTGTGAAAAAATTATTAGTGTAA
- the ftsZ gene encoding cell division protein FtsZ, producing MTSNSEFGSISFDLPKNQSNVIKVIGVGGGGSNAINHMFKQGIKGVDFIVCNTDSQALQNSAVPNKIQLGVNLTEGLGAGANPDVGQQSAIESIADIEKMLDRNTKMVFITAGMGGGTGTGAAPVIAQLAKEREILTVGIVTLPFTFEGKVRQEQALIGIEKLRKQVDSLIVINNNKLREVYGNLGFKAGFSKADEVLATASRGIAEVITHHYTQNIDLRDAKTVLANSGTAIMGSSVASGENRAKEAIIAALDSPLLNDNKITGAKNVLLLIVSGSNEITLDEIGEINDHIQSEAGYNANIIMGVGEDESLGDAVAVTIIATGFDIEQQSGIVNTEPKKIIHTLEDEQKIVHNLSNTPVASFDLNIDKPVSAPEERVVFELIDEEEEVIAVAPQVVEQPVPVPGNEELMAMSEFIKNIDVTFEIVSPIKEEEFTFSAPKVEEVKAVVEQPKVVEKQEQTSFSFELPLYKSEPVKPEPVKSEPVAAKEEKIIFELTNETKEIKVNQAVQFVPVTELSDNGVIKYSLEEYMDAENELLSSKPAAKVVEEVIPEELNITMKKIESAPEDFTRNEDISPIEMTIEETLRLRADERRKKLKEFNYKFHNNVSKIDEYEKEPAYKRLGIDISNNQTNNANSRISVGTDSNNDLQLRSNNSYLHDNVD from the coding sequence ATGACGAGCAACTCAGAATTTGGAAGTATTTCATTTGATTTACCTAAAAATCAATCAAATGTTATAAAAGTAATCGGTGTTGGTGGGGGCGGAAGCAACGCGATCAATCACATGTTTAAACAAGGAATCAAAGGGGTAGATTTCATTGTTTGTAATACAGATTCACAAGCATTACAAAATAGTGCTGTTCCTAACAAAATTCAATTAGGTGTTAACTTAACTGAAGGTTTAGGTGCTGGAGCAAATCCAGATGTAGGACAACAGTCGGCTATTGAAAGTATCGCTGATATTGAAAAAATGTTAGATCGCAATACTAAAATGGTGTTTATTACTGCCGGAATGGGTGGAGGTACTGGAACTGGTGCTGCGCCTGTAATTGCTCAGCTGGCTAAAGAAAGAGAAATCTTAACTGTTGGTATTGTTACTTTACCATTTACTTTCGAAGGTAAGGTTCGTCAAGAACAAGCACTTATTGGTATTGAAAAATTACGTAAACAAGTAGATTCTCTTATTGTAATTAATAATAATAAGTTAAGAGAAGTTTACGGTAATCTTGGTTTCAAAGCCGGATTCTCAAAAGCGGATGAAGTATTAGCTACAGCCTCTAGAGGGATTGCTGAAGTTATTACACATCACTACACTCAAAATATCGATTTACGTGATGCTAAAACGGTATTAGCAAATAGCGGAACAGCAATTATGGGATCTTCTGTTGCATCAGGAGAAAACAGAGCGAAAGAAGCTATTATCGCTGCATTAGACTCTCCTTTATTGAATGATAATAAAATTACTGGTGCCAAAAACGTATTGTTGCTCATCGTTTCTGGTTCTAATGAAATTACTTTAGATGAGATTGGTGAAATTAATGACCATATTCAAAGTGAAGCTGGTTATAATGCTAATATCATCATGGGGGTTGGTGAAGATGAATCATTAGGAGATGCCGTTGCAGTGACTATTATTGCAACAGGATTTGATATTGAACAACAAAGCGGAATTGTAAATACAGAACCTAAAAAAATCATTCATACCTTAGAAGATGAACAAAAAATTGTTCATAATCTAAGTAATACTCCAGTAGCGAGTTTTGACTTAAACATTGATAAGCCAGTAAGCGCTCCAGAAGAAAGAGTGGTTTTTGAATTAATCGATGAAGAAGAGGAGGTAATAGCTGTGGCACCACAAGTTGTTGAGCAGCCAGTACCTGTTCCAGGGAATGAGGAATTGATGGCAATGTCTGAATTTATTAAAAATATAGATGTTACTTTTGAAATCGTTTCACCAATAAAAGAAGAGGAATTTACTTTTTCTGCACCAAAAGTAGAAGAAGTTAAAGCTGTTGTTGAACAACCAAAAGTTGTTGAAAAACAAGAACAAACCTCTTTTTCATTTGAATTGCCACTTTACAAATCAGAACCGGTTAAACCAGAACCAGTAAAGTCTGAGCCAGTTGCAGCTAAAGAAGAGAAAATTATATTTGAATTGACAAATGAAACTAAGGAGATAAAAGTGAATCAAGCGGTTCAATTTGTTCCTGTAACTGAGTTGTCTGATAATGGGGTTATCAAATATTCTCTAGAAGAATACATGGACGCTGAAAACGAATTGTTGTCTTCTAAACCTGCAGCAAAAGTTGTAGAAGAAGTAATTCCAGAGGAATTGAATATTACAATGAAGAAAATTGAGTCGGCTCCAGAAGATTTCACAAGAAATGAAGATATTTCTCCTATTGAAATGACAATCGAAGAAACGTTGCGTTTAAGAGCCGATGAGAGACGAAAAAAATTAAAAGAATTTAATTATAAGTTTCATAACAACGTATCAAAAATTGATGAATACGAAAAAGAGCCAGCTTATAAAAGATTAGGTATCGATATTTCTAATAATCAAACAAATAATGCCAACTCAAGAATTTCTGTTGGAACAGATAGTAATAATGACTTACAATTGCGTTCTAACAATTCTTATTTGCATGATAATGTAGATTAG
- a CDS encoding GIY-YIG nuclease family protein, with protein sequence MGYFVYVLESEVDGRLYKGHTSDIDKRIIEHNSGKTKSTKGYKPWRLVYFEEFDTREEAVLREKYLKTGSGREFLKEKLIK encoded by the coding sequence ATGGGGTATTTTGTATATGTTTTAGAAAGTGAAGTTGATGGTAGGCTATATAAAGGGCATACGTCTGATATTGATAAAAGGATAATAGAACATAATTCAGGTAAAACTAAATCTACTAAAGGATATAAGCCGTGGAGATTAGTTTATTTTGAAGAATTTGATACAAGAGAAGAAGCTGTTCTTCGTGAAAAATATTTGAAGACAGGAAGTGGAAGAGAGTTTTTAAAAGAAAAATTAATAAAATAA
- the ftsA gene encoding cell division protein FtsA produces MEKENIAVGLDIGTTKIVAMIGKKNEYGKLEILGVGKSKSLGVARGVVNNITQTIQSIQQAINEAETNSGYKIKDVVVGIAGQHIRSIQHTDYISRTNPEEVIGGDDIQLLIDQVNKLAMLPGEEIIHVLPQEFKIDGQSEIKEPIGMYGGRLESSFHVVVGQASSIRNVGRCIQSSGIELSGLTLEPLASSDAVLSQEEKEAGVALIDIGGGTTDLAIFKDGIIRHTAVIPFGGNVITDDIKEGCSIIEKQAELLKVKFGSAWPGENRDNEIVSIPGLRGREPKEISLKNLSKIIHARVVEIIEQVFTEIKAYGHEDPRKKLIAGIVLTGGGAQLKHIKQLVEYITGMDTRIGYPNEHLAGNSDEEFSSPLYATAVGLVMNSIANNTQSAVRKEEVVPQRTVFYREAVVEPVELYQQQEVEEVQTQAPVQTQSYSKKEESTGDKIKRSFFDRYVDKIKDFLDNAE; encoded by the coding sequence ATGGAAAAAGAGAATATTGCAGTAGGTCTAGATATAGGGACAACCAAAATCGTTGCCATGATTGGCAAAAAAAATGAGTATGGTAAGTTAGAAATTTTGGGAGTTGGAAAATCCAAAAGTTTAGGTGTGGCTAGAGGAGTGGTGAATAACATAACACAAACCATTCAATCTATTCAGCAAGCAATTAATGAAGCAGAAACAAATTCAGGTTATAAAATTAAAGATGTTGTAGTAGGAATTGCGGGTCAGCATATTCGTAGTATTCAGCATACGGATTATATAAGCAGAACGAATCCAGAAGAAGTAATAGGTGGTGATGATATTCAATTATTGATTGATCAGGTAAATAAATTGGCAATGTTGCCAGGGGAAGAAATTATTCACGTATTGCCACAAGAATTTAAAATAGACGGACAATCTGAAATAAAAGAGCCTATTGGGATGTATGGAGGTCGATTAGAATCTAGTTTCCATGTGGTAGTAGGTCAGGCATCTTCGATACGTAATGTAGGTCGTTGCATTCAGAGTTCAGGAATAGAATTGTCTGGATTAACATTAGAGCCTTTAGCGTCATCAGATGCGGTTTTGAGTCAGGAGGAGAAAGAAGCAGGAGTTGCTTTGATTGATATTGGTGGTGGAACAACTGACTTGGCTATTTTTAAAGATGGAATTATTCGTCATACAGCTGTAATTCCTTTTGGAGGAAATGTAATTACAGATGATATTAAAGAAGGTTGCTCAATAATAGAAAAACAAGCTGAATTATTAAAAGTAAAATTCGGTTCGGCTTGGCCAGGTGAAAATAGAGACAATGAAATCGTTTCTATACCAGGTTTAAGAGGAAGAGAGCCAAAAGAAATTTCGTTAAAGAACTTATCTAAAATTATTCATGCTCGTGTAGTCGAAATTATAGAACAAGTTTTTACTGAAATTAAGGCTTACGGACACGAAGATCCTAGAAAAAAACTAATAGCAGGAATTGTACTTACAGGTGGAGGAGCTCAACTAAAGCATATCAAACAATTAGTAGAGTACATTACAGGGATGGACACTAGAATTGGGTATCCTAATGAACATCTAGCAGGGAATTCAGATGAAGAGTTTTCGAGTCCTTTATATGCTACGGCTGTTGGATTAGTAATGAACAGCATCGCTAATAATACGCAAAGTGCAGTTAGAAAAGAAGAAGTAGTTCCTCAAAGAACTGTTTTTTATCGTGAAGCAGTTGTCGAGCCTGTGGAGCTTTATCAACAGCAAGAGGTTGAGGAGGTACAAACTCAAGCACCAGTGCAAACACAAAGTTATTCTAAAAAAGAAGAATCTACAGGGGATAAGATTAAGCGATCGTTTTTTGACCGCTATGTAGACAAGATTAAAGATTTTTTAGATAACGCAGAGTAA
- a CDS encoding sigma-70 family RNA polymerase sigma factor — protein sequence MRQLKITKQVTNRETASLDKYLQEIGKVDLITADEEVELAQRIKAGDQRALEKLTKANLRFVVSVAKQYQNQGLTLPDLINEGNLGLIKAAQRFDETRGFKFISYAVWWIRQSILQALAEQSRIVRLPLNKIGSINKINKMYALLEQSNERPPSAEEIAKELDMTVNDVKESMKNSGRHLSMDAPLVEGEDSNLYDVLRSGESPNPDRELIHESLRTEIERSLETLTPREADVVRLYFGLGDQHPMTLEEIGETFDLTRERVRQIKEKAIRRLKHTSRSKILKTYLG from the coding sequence ATGAGACAACTTAAAATTACCAAGCAGGTTACTAATCGTGAAACCGCATCATTAGACAAATATTTACAAGAAATAGGTAAAGTTGATCTTATTACTGCTGACGAAGAAGTAGAATTAGCGCAACGAATCAAAGCTGGAGATCAAAGAGCTCTTGAAAAATTAACTAAAGCGAATTTACGTTTCGTGGTTTCAGTAGCCAAACAATACCAAAACCAAGGTTTAACACTTCCAGATTTGATTAATGAAGGAAATTTAGGTTTGATTAAAGCGGCTCAACGTTTTGACGAAACTCGTGGTTTTAAATTCATTTCTTATGCTGTATGGTGGATTCGTCAATCTATCTTACAAGCATTAGCAGAACAATCTCGTATCGTACGTTTACCTTTAAATAAAATTGGATCTATCAATAAAATCAACAAGATGTATGCATTATTAGAACAATCTAATGAGCGTCCGCCTTCTGCTGAAGAAATTGCAAAAGAACTGGATATGACTGTAAATGACGTAAAAGAGTCTATGAAAAACTCCGGCCGTCACTTATCAATGGATGCACCTCTTGTTGAAGGAGAAGATTCTAACCTTTATGATGTATTGCGCTCTGGTGAATCTCCAAATCCTGATAGAGAATTAATCCACGAATCTTTACGTACTGAAATCGAGCGTTCATTAGAAACCTTAACACCTCGTGAGGCAGATGTAGTTCGTTTATACTTTGGACTTGGTGATCAACACCCAATGACTTTAGAAGAAATTGGCGAAACTTTTGACCTAACACGCGAACGTGTACGCCAAATTAAAGAAAAAGCTATCCGCAGATTAAAACACACTTCTAGAAGTAAAATCTTAAAAACATACTTAGGTTAA
- a CDS encoding cell division protein FtsQ: MKKIFNWTNVRLIMMLCLVIFLFSFTIKRNEKRKLSKIDVVFIGKNNPFIKAETVDKLLIENMNNRLAIQKDKLDLNKLERILDSNAMIDESDVFVSIDGVLKVVVKQKTPVARVVDESESFYIDYKGSKMPLSDNFTARVPLVSGNVTSENKEKLAQLFRLIYEDEFLKKTSLEYKLCLILA, translated from the coding sequence ATGAAAAAAATATTTAATTGGACAAACGTCAGATTAATCATGATGTTGTGCTTGGTTATTTTTCTTTTTTCGTTTACAATTAAACGAAATGAGAAACGCAAACTGTCCAAAATAGATGTTGTTTTTATAGGAAAAAACAATCCTTTTATTAAAGCTGAAACGGTTGATAAATTGTTAATAGAAAATATGAACAACCGTTTAGCTATTCAAAAAGATAAATTAGATTTGAATAAGTTGGAGCGAATACTAGATTCAAATGCGATGATTGACGAATCAGATGTTTTTGTAAGTATAGATGGTGTTCTAAAAGTAGTGGTAAAGCAAAAGACTCCTGTAGCCAGGGTGGTTGATGAATCAGAATCTTTTTATATTGATTATAAAGGTAGTAAGATGCCGCTTTCGGATAATTTTACAGCTAGAGTTCCATTAGTTTCAGGGAATGTTACTAGTGAAAATAAAGAGAAATTAGCGCAATTGTTTCGTCTGATTTATGAAGATGAATTTTTGAAAAAAACATCATTGGAATACAAGTTATGCCTAATTCTAGCTTGA
- a CDS encoding LytR/AlgR family response regulator transcription factor: MDQINVLIIEDTPAQSDALSKVLVANNYNVIGIAPTYTEALDLFYKNTIDIIIIDVFLDGKPEGITFAETINIIPNAAKPFVFLTSSQDRQIFERAKLTKPFSFLMKPFNELEILYAIEMAVEKFYAQPNIFLSEEQDTVISQEYLFIKKKKSLKKVALTDILYIEVENRYCNIITEKEKFVIQISLTKILELLDKNKFIQTHRNFIINIDKIEEIILADNLIIVKGNHKINLSDTYKDFLKKMNIIS; this comes from the coding sequence ATGGATCAAATAAATGTTCTCATCATAGAAGACACCCCAGCTCAAAGCGATGCTTTATCTAAAGTATTAGTAGCTAACAATTATAATGTGATAGGCATTGCCCCTACTTACACTGAAGCTTTAGATTTATTTTATAAAAACACTATTGATATCATTATAATTGATGTGTTTCTGGATGGCAAACCAGAAGGGATAACCTTTGCAGAAACCATTAATATCATTCCAAATGCGGCTAAACCTTTTGTTTTTTTAACCAGTTCACAAGACCGCCAAATTTTTGAAAGAGCTAAATTAACCAAACCATTTAGTTTCTTAATGAAGCCTTTCAATGAACTTGAAATCCTATATGCAATAGAAATGGCTGTTGAAAAATTCTATGCCCAACCTAATATTTTTTTGAGTGAAGAACAAGACACTGTAATTAGCCAAGAATATCTCTTTATAAAAAAGAAAAAATCATTAAAAAAAGTGGCTCTAACCGATATCTTATATATCGAGGTCGAAAATCGCTATTGCAATATTATTACCGAAAAAGAAAAATTTGTAATTCAGATTTCTCTAACTAAAATATTAGAACTACTAGACAAAAACAAATTTATCCAAACCCACCGAAATTTCATTATCAATATCGATAAAATAGAAGAAATTATACTAGCCGATAATCTTATTATAGTAAAAGGAAATCATAAAATAAATTTGAGTGACACCTACAAAGATTTCTTGAAAAAGATGAATATCATATCTTAA